GGCCACGGCCTTCTGAACGGGAGCCAGTTGCAGTTGCAACTCGCGGCGGACCATGTCGCGAAGTTCGGTTTCAAGGGAAAGTGGGGCCATGTGGGGCAGGATATACACCCATCCGCCCGTCTAGGGATGGAAACATTCCCCAGGATGTTAAAGGAACCATCCATGACTCCGGTTCCCACTCCCGTTCGCTTCCGCGGCACCGACTCCTACCTCACGAGCGAGGGCCTGCAGGCGGCCGTCAACTGCGCCCTCACGCTCCAGCGCCCCCTGCTGGTCAAGGGTGAGCCCGGGACGGGCAAGACGTTGCTGGCGGAAGCGATTGCCCAGGGGCTGGGATTGAAGCTGCTCACCTGGCACGTGAAGAGCACCACGCGCGCGCAGGACGGTTTGTATGTCTACGACACCGTGCAGCGGCTGTATGACTCGCGCTTCGGGGACGGAGACGTGCGAGACATCCGGCGATACATCCGCATGGGGCCGCTGGGCGAGGCCTTCGCTTCTCCGGAGCGCGTGGTGCTGCTCATCGATGAAGTGGACAAGGCGGACCTGGAGTTCCCCAACGACCTGCTCCACGAGCTGGACCGGATGCGCTTCCGCATCTCCGAGACCAACGACGAGGTCGTGGCGAAGAACCGCCCCGTGGTGCTCATCACCAGCAACAACGAGAAGGAATTGCCTGACGCGTTCCTGCGCCGGTGCGTGTTCCACTTCATCGACTTCCCGGAGCGCGAGCTCATGCAACGCATCGTGGACGTGCACCACCCGGGGCTGGACTCCTCGCTGGCGGACCAGGCGATGAAGGTCTTCTACGAGCTGCGCGCGATGACGCGCCTGCGCAAGCGGCCGTCCACGAGCGAGCTCATCGACTGGATTTCCGTGCTCAAGGCCAACGGCGTCGTGGAGTTGAAGCTGGAGGAGCAGCTGCCGTTCCTGGGCGCGCTGCTCAAGAAGGAGCAGGACCTGGTGGCGGTGGCGGAAGCCTTTGGACGCGGCCGGCGGACGCGCGCTTAAGACAGCCCGGGAGCCACGCCATGTTCCTGCCGTTCTTCTACGAGCTGCGAAAGCGCGGGGTGAAGGTGGGCGCGCAGGAAGCGCTCGCCCTCGCCGGGGCGCTGAAGGCCGGGCTGCATGACAGCAGCCTGGATGGGTTCTATCACGTGGCTCGCGCGCTCCTGGTGCACTCGGAGACGCAGCTGGATGCCTTTGACCAGGCGTTCCTCTCCCACTTCCAGGGCGTCGCTTCCGACGCGCTGAAGCTCACCGAGGAGCTGTTGTCCTGGCTGGAGGAGGCCAAGGAGCGCACCGACCTGAGCCCGGAGGAGATCGCGCTCCTGGAGCAGTGGGACCCTGAGGAGCTGCGGCGGCAGCTGGAGCAGCGCCTGAAGGAGCAGACCGAGCGCCACGACGGCGGCAACCGCTGGGTGGGCACGGGCGGCGCGTCTGCCTTTGGCAACAACGGCGTCGCCCGGCAGGGCGTGCGCATTGGCGGCACGGGCGGGCGGCAGGGCCAGGCGCTGTGGCAGGCCGGGGCTCGGAAGTACGCGGGCTACCGCGACGACCTGGTGCTGGACACGCGGCAGCTGGCGGTGGCGCTGCGCAAGCTGCGGGCCTTCGCGCGTGAGGGTGTGGCTGAAGAGTTGGACGTGGACGAGAGCATCGCCGCCACCGCGAAGAACGCGGGCGAGCTGGAGGTGGTGACACGTCCGCCGCGCAGGCCCAACACGCGCGTGGTGTTGTGCATGGACGTGGGCGGGTCCATGGACCCATACGCGCACCTGGTGAGCCGGCTGTTCAGCGTCGCCAGCCAGGCCACGCACTTCAAGGAGCTGCGCACCTACTACTTCCACAACTGCGTCTACGGGAAGCTGTACGCCACGCCGCAGCTGACGGGCGGCATCACCGTGCCGGAGCTCACCGCGCAGGTGGGAAGGCATCACAAGCTGGTGATGGTGGGCGATGCGTCCATGGCCCCGTATGAGCTGGGCATCCGCACGGATGCCAATGGCCAGTACCGCCAGGAGGGCCTGGAAGGGCTCACGTGGCTGATGCAACTGGCGCAGCACTTCGAGCGCAACGTGTGGCTCAACCCGGAGCCTCGCGGGTCGTGGCGCTCGGGCAGCATCGCGGTCATCGCCAACGTGTTCCCCATGTTCTCCCTCACCGTGGAGGGACTGGGTGAGGCGGTGAACCACCTCACCCGGGGGAAGACGCCCCGGGGGGCGATGGCGCGGCGTTAATTCCCGGAAAGGTGCGAGCCCGCCCGCCCGTCGGTGTGCCTGCCGACGGACGGGCGTGTTTCGTGCGGCGCGGCGGCTCCAGTTACGGCATGGTGCGCCCGCGACGCAGTCCTGCGCGGGAGGCCGCATGACGACCGAGAAAATCGATACCCAGGCAATCAACACCATCCGCACGCTGTCCATGGACGCGGTGGAGAAGGCCCACTCTGGCCACCCGGGCGCGCCCATGGCGCTGGCTCCCGTGGCCTACCAGCTGTGGCAGCAGGAGCTGCGCTACGACCCGGCCCAGCCCAACTGGCCGGACCGCGACCGCTTCATCCTGTCCAATGGCCACGCGTCCATGCTGCTCTACAGCCTGCTGCACCTGGCTGGCGTGAAGCGCGTGAAGGACGCCAAGGTCACCGACGTGCCGGCCGTGTCCCTGGACGACATCCGCAACTTCCGCCAGCTGGACTCCGCCACCCCGGGCCACCCGGAGTACCACTGGACCACCGGCGTGGAGACCACCACCGGCCCCCTGGGCGCGGGCGTCTCCAACAGCGTGGGCATGGCCATCGCCAGCAAGTGGCTGGGCGCCCATTTCAACAAGCCCGGCTTCGACCTGTTCACCCATGACGTCTACGCCCTCTGCGGCGACGGCGACATGATGGAAGGCGTGGCGTCCGAGGCCGCTTCGCTCGCGGGCCACCTCCAGTTGCCCAACCTGTGCTGGATCTACGACAGCAACCACATCTCCATCGACGGCAGCACCGACCTGGCCTTCACGGAAGACGTGGGCCGCCGCTTCGAGGGCTACGGCTGGCGCGTGCTCAAGGTCACCGACGCCAATGACCTGGACGCGCTGTCCAAGGCCTACAAGTCCTTCAAGGACGAGCGCGGCAAGCCCACGCTCATCATCGTCAACTCGTTCATCGGCTTCGGCTCGCCCAAGAAGCAGGGCTCCGCCAGCGCCCACGGCGAGCCCCTGGGCGCCGACGAAATCAAGGCCACCAAGAAGGCCTACGGCTGGCCCGAGGACGCGCAGTTCCTGGTGCCCGACGGCGTGCGCGAGCGCTTCCAGGAGCGCATGGGCGCTCGTGGCAAGGCGCTGCACGACGCGTGGGAGAAGTCCGTCGCGGACTACCGCAAGCAGCACCCGGAGCTGGCTCGTGAGCTGGAGGCGCTGCTCAAGCGCGAGCTGCCCGAGGGCTGGGACAAGGAGCTGCCCGTGTTCCCCGCGGACGCGAAGGGCATGGCCACCCGTGAGTCCGGCGGCAAGGTGCTCAACGCGCTGGCGAAGAACTACCCGTGGCTCGTCGGCGGCTCCGCGGACCTGAACCCGTCCACGAAGACGTACATCTCCGCGTCCACGTCCATCAAGCCGGGCGAGTACTCGGGCCGCAACATCCACTTCGGTGTGCGCGAGCACGCGATGGGCTCCATCGTCAACGGTCTCAACCTGAGCCACGTGCGCGGCTACGGCGCCACGTTCCTCATCTTCAGTGACTACGAGCGCCCCTCCATGCGCCTGTCGTCCCTGATGGAGATTCCGTCCATCCACATCTTCACGCACGACTCCATCGGCCTGGGCGAGGACGGCCCCACGCACCAGCCGGTGGAGCAGCTGATGTCCCTGCGCGCGGTGCCGGGCAACGTGGTGCTGCGCCCCGGCGACGCCAACGAGGTGGCCGAGGCGTGGCGCTACATCGCGCAGCAGAAGCACCACCCGGTGGTGCTCGTGCTGTCGCGCCAGCCGGTGCCCACGCTGGACCGCACGAAGTTCGCTCCCGCTTCCGGCACGGCCAAGGGCGCGTACACGCTGCTGGAGGCGGAGGGCGGCTCGCCGGACGTCATCCTCATCGGTACGGGCACGGAGGTGGCGCTGGTGGTGGAGGCCGCGGAGAAGCTCAAGGCCGAGGGCGTGAAGGCCCGCGTGGTGAGCATGCCTTCGTGGGAGCTGTTCGAGCAGCAGCCCCAGGAGTACCAGGACAGCGTGCTGCCCCCGGGCGTGAAGGCTCGCGTCGCGGTGGAGAAGGGCGCGGCGTTCGGCTGGGAGCGCTGGACGGGACACACCGGCAGCATCATCGGCATGCGCAGCTTCGGCGCTTCCGCCCCCATCAAGGCGCTGCAGCAGAAGTTCGGATTCACCGTGGAGAACGTGGTGAAGGAAGCGCACGCCACCATCGCCAAGGCGAAGAAGCACTGACGCGCCTGTAGAAAAAAGAAGGGCCCCGGACCCTCCCCCGAAGGTCCGGGACCCCTCTGACTTCCAATCCCCCCTGCTTCGACTTCGCTCCCCCCGGCTTCACATCAGGCCGCGTAGAACACGGGGCGCGTGGGGCGCGGGTTGCTGACGAACTTCATCTCGTTGATCATCTTCTTGAAGTCCTTCTGGTCGATGCCCGTGGAGCCCTGGGCCTGCGAGCGGGTGGCGTACTTCTCGTAGGTGTCCACCACCTTCTTCGCCTCCGGCGTGAGGCGGTCGTAGTTCTGGCGCGCCCACTTCATCGTGTCGGTGAACTCGGTGCCGGCCGCGTTGCCGTCCAGGTCGCCCGCGCCCTTCTCGATGGCGGCGGTCAGGTCGTTGCCGGAGATCTTGCCCTTCTTGGCGTCCAGGCCCTCCAGCGCGTCGCGCATGGAGCTGTCGTGGAAGGTCTTGAAGCCATCCATCTTCTTGAACATGGCGTCCGCCTCCTTCTGCGTCATGCCCTCCGGGCCGGCCTTCTTCGCGGCCTGCTGGTAGGTCTTCAGGACCTCCTTGGCCTCGGGCGTGAGGCGGCTCTCGTTCTTGGCGGCCCACTTCTCGAACTCCTTCAGCTCGGAGGTGGAGGAGTGGCCGTCCGTGTCGGAGATGCCGTCCTTGATGGCCTTGGTGAGGTCCTCGCCGGAGATGGGGCCGCTCTGCTTGTCGAGCGCCTCCGTGGCCTTGCGGGCGCTCACGTCACCGGCGCCCACCTTGCTCAGCTCCTTGTTCATGGCGGCGGTCTCCTTGTCGGTGAGACCGGTGCGGCCCTGGGCCTGCGCCGCCTGGGTGTGCTTGCGGTAGACGTCCAGGACCTCCTTGGCCTCCGGGGACAGGCGGCTCTCGTTCTTGGAGGCCCACTTCTCGAACTCCTTCAGCTCCGCGCCGCCGGCCTGGCCGTCGTGGTCCGCGGTGCCCGTCTTGATGGCGCGGGCCATGTCCTGGCCGGACACCGTGCCGCCGTGGCTCTTGCTGTCCAGGTTGGCGAGCGCCTTCTTCGCGCTGGCGTCACCCACGTCGCGCATCTCCGCGAGCATCTTCTTGAAGTCGCCCTGGGGGATGCCGGACTCGCCGCGCGCCTGGGAGACCGCCGCGTACTTGCTGTAGATGTCCATCACCTGACGGGCTTCCGGGGTGAGGCGCTCGCGGTTGTTGGCGGCCCAGTCCGCGACGGCGCGGTACTCACCGGAGGCGGCCTGGCCGTCCAGGTCACCGACCGCGGCCTCGATGCTGTCCGCGAACTGCTCCGCGCCGATGGAGCCAGAGGTCTTGTTCAGCTTGTTCATCTCCACCATGGCGCCCAGGTCCTTGGGCTGCCAGTTGTCACGCGGGCCCACGCAGCCGTGGCCCTGCGCGGAGAAGCGGTCACCGAGGTGCGCGTGGCGGGACTGGAGGTCGTGGAGCTGCGACTTCAGGCCCGCCATCTGCGACTTCATGTTGTTGAGGGTGGCCTTCATCTCCGCCGCCTGCTTCGCCGGGGACGAGCTGCCACGCAGGACCGCGAGCTCCTTGTTGCCGAGGGCCGGCTTGCTGTTGAGGGCGGTGGCGACGGCGGTGGAAGCGGACTTGGCGATGGTCATTTTTGATCTCCGGTGGGAGCGGCTTCCGTTGCGGAAGCAGTCATGCCGGGACCTATTGCGCGCGTCGTGCCAGCTCCCCGGGCCAGCACACCCTGAAGGATTCCATGGGGTTACGCTGCGATGACGCGAGAGCCGGGGTGGTGACAACAGTCACCAGCGGTGATGACTGTCACCATCCCCCCCGCCCCGGGGTGGTGACGAAAGGCATCACTTCCGGCGCGAGGGCTTGAGCGCCTTGCGCACGCGCTGCTTGCCGGCGGGACGGTCCGCGACGTGGACGTAGCCCCGCTTGAGGAAGAACGAGAGCGTGCCCGTGTAGGCCATTCCGTTGCTGATACGCGCCGAGCCCTTGGGTGGTTTCACCGGATAGCCTTCGAGGGTGGCGGCGCCTTCGCGACGCACCGCGGCCTCCACGGCGGCGAGCAGCGCGGTGGCCACGCCCTGGTTGCGCCAGTTCCGGTGGATGAAGAAGCAGGGCACGGAGGCGACGGTGTCCGCGTCATCGCACGTGAAGCTGGGGGCTCGGTCCAGGCGCGAGAAAGAGCGGCGCGGGCCGAAGGTGGCCCAGCCCACCGGTGCACCGTCCGCATAGGCGAGGACGCCCTTCGCCTCTCCGCTCGCGACCAGGGCCTTGAAGCGGCGCTTTGCTTCAGGGCCTCGGACGTCGTCGTAGCGTTCGCCCTCCGGGATGCGCCAGTACATGCACCAGCAGCCGCCACAGGCGCCGTTGGGGCCGAAGAGCTTCTCGAGGTCGGGCCAGAGCTCCGGGGTGAGCTCCACGGTCTTCAGGTCGGGTGGCGCCATGGGGCGCCCGTTCTAGACGCCGCCGCGCAGCTCTGTCTCGGGCCAGAGGGCTCCGTCCCTCGGGGTGAGCAGGAAGGTCAACTTCCCCTGGTGGAAGCCGCGCACCGGGCCCGTGGGCTCCGGGTAGCCCGGTGGCAGGCGCCAGTCCGGGGGCTGGAGTGGTGTGGTGGCGATGGACTGGCCCTGGCGCAGGGTGCCCACATCCTGGTCGGTGAGCGCTCGCGAGGACGTCCAGGGGAGCAGGTCGCGGCCGTGCCGTTCGATGCGCGCGCCGGGGCCCGGGTCCTTCCAGGGGCCGATGGCCGTGCGCTTCAGCGCGGAGAGGTGCGCGCCGCAGCCGAGCGCGCGCCCCAGGTCTCGGGCCAGGGAGCGGACGTAGTAGCCGCCCCGGCAGGTGAGCTCCAGGATGCTGGCTTTGGGCAGGTCGTGCGAAAGCCAGCGCGCGGTGTGCAGGTACACGCGCGAGGGAGGCAGGTCCACGGCTTCGCCCCGGTGGGCCTTGCGGTAGGCGGGCTCACCGCCGAGCTTCTTCGCGCTGGTGGCGGGCGGGATTTGATCCGTCCAGCCGAGGAACGGGCGCAGCGCTGCTTCGAGTTGCTCGGGGGTGAGCGCGGTCGCGTCCCCCTGGTGCACGGGGCGGCCGTGCAGGTCTCCGGTGTCCATCTCCGTGCCCCACTCCACGCGGGCCTCGTAGACCTTGGGCGCCGCGTGCAGGTGTTCGAAGAGGTGCGTGGCCGGGCCCACCAGCATCAGCAACAGCCCTTCCGCGAACGGATCCAACGTGCCGCCGTGGCACAGCGCCGTGCGGCGGCCGGGCCTCGTCGCCTGCGCTTCCTCCTGGAAGGCTCGGACGGTGGCGAAGCTGGTGGCACCCACGGGCTTGTGCGTGAGGTAGAGGCCGGGGGTCATTCGTCGTTCCCGTTCCGCTTCACCGTCGTCGCGCCCTGCTGCTTCTCCAGGTGCACGGGCGAGGTGCCGGTCTTGTCCGCGATGACGGTCGCCAGGGCTTCCGCGTGCGTCGTCACCCAGACCTGGCTGTACTCGGAGGCCCGCACGATGAGCCGGCCCAGGGGCTCCAGCAGGTCCGGGTGCAGGCTGGTCTCCGGTTCGTTCAACGCGAGGAACGGCGGCGGCCTGGGACTGAGCAGCGCCGCCAGCAGGCACAGGTAGCGCAACGTCCCGTCCGACAGCTCCGGCGCGGACATGGGCCTCGACAGGCCGGGCATGTGCAGGAAGAGGCTGAAGCGTCCGTCCTCCGCTCGCACCTCCAGCCTGGAGCCGGGGAAGGCGTCGTCGATGCCCTGCTCCAGGGCGCGGTCATCGCCAATCTCCCAGATGGTCTGGAGCGCCGCCGCGAGGTCGCGCCCGTCCGACGCGAGCACCGGCGTGCGCACCCCCACCTGCGGGTGCCGGGGCAGCGCGTCCGGGTCCGTGCGGAAGTGGTGGTAGAAGCGCCACGCGCTCAGCGTGCGTTGGACTTCGCCCAGCCGTGGGAAACGGTGCGGTTCGGCGAGCTGATCCATCACCGACTCCGCGCCCCACAGCTCCGCGGGGAACGTGACGCGCTTCCCGTCCGTGTCGCGAATGAAGGCCGTGCGGTCCTTGCGCTCCATCAACACCAGACGCCGGCCTCCGGAGTGCGCCCAGAGGTGCTCCTCCTTCACCTCCGGATCCAGGGTGAACATCGTCGGTGGAGGAGGCCCGGGCACCAGGCCGCATTGCAGCTCGTAGGTGAGGTCGTCCAGGTCCACCGTCACGCGCAACCGCACCGGCTTCTTGATGTCTCGCGGGCCGGCCCACATCACGCTTGGGGTGCCGCCCTCGTCCGCCAGCGTGCGCGCGAGCCGGCCTTCCGCCGCCGCCGCTAGCAGATACAGCGCGCGGTACAGGTTCGTCTTGCCGCTGCCGTTGGGCCCCACCACCACGGTCACCGGCCCCAGCTCCAGGTGGAGCTGACGCACGGAGCGGTAGCCTGCGATGTCCAGACGCGTGAGGGCCATGACGTGCGCGTGAGCCTATCCGGCCCGGCGCGCAAGAGCCTTCTCTTCATGACGGAGATGCTTGCGGGATGGAGGGGATTTCCAGCACTCCGCGTGAGGGGAACGTTCCTGCGTCCGAACCGTTTTCAAAGGACGCTCCGCATGGCTCCGTTCTCCCGTTGGCTCCTGCTGCTCACCACACTGACCGCCTGCACCACGCCTTCAGCCCCGTTCAGCGGTGACGCGGAGGTGATTCCCGAACGGAACACCGCGCCCTGGGACGGCGGCGCGGAGGCGCTCCCCGAGCGCACCGACTCCGTGGACCTGGGGCCCTATTCGGACTGCGCCTTCAAACTCGCCGTGGGTGACGCGGTCGCTGCTTGCGACGACGTGTCCCTCTTCGACCAGTCCACGTGCACTCCAGGCGCGCTCGATGACCTGGACACCGTGGGCTTCTACTCCCTGAAGGCCCGTCCCTCCTCGAGCAACACCGCCTACTCCGGCTACAGCCTCCGGCTGCCGCTCGAGGGTGGCAAGGGCACCCTCTCCGGCCGGGCATTGACCCGGCAGGAGATTGGCGCGGGCTCGTTCTTCACCTCGGCCACCCTCCCCGCCACGCCTTTCTCGCCGGCCCGGGACCTGGTGTTCATGGGCTGCACCCGGCCCACTCCCGACCGCATCAACGGCTGCTACGTCCAGTGCGCACAGGGCAAGGTCGGCACCGTGGGCACCTTCACCGCGGCGCGCCCGGGCATCCGGACACGCGGTGAGTCCGAGTCCTCCGGCCTCAAACTCGTGTCCGAGGCCTCTGTCTCCCTGGGCATGCCCGTGGACGTCTACGTCACGAAGGGCCACGCGTATGTGGTCGCCGTGGGGACCGCCAGCAAGCCCGGAGGCCTGGCGGTGTTCAACGTGAGGGACCCCTCGCATCCGGTGCTCACGAAGACCGTGCAGTTGGCCGGGGACTCGTACTGGAACGGCGTGTGGGCCAAGGACAACGCGCTCTACATCGCGAGCGCCAGCTCGGGCGTCATCGTCTACGACATCTCCAACCCCGCGGATCCGCAGTACGTGCGCGCCGTGCCCAACGCGCCCCTCAACGTGCACACCGTGTTCGTGGATGACAAACGGCTCTACGCCATGGCCCCGACGCCCGGCGACGCGGTGCTCATCTTCGATGTGTCCTCACCGCTCGCGCCCGTGGAGCTCAACCGGGTGTCCCTGGGCGCCGGCGGCAGCGGACCCCATGACGCCTTCGTGTACGAAGAGCGCCTCTACGTGAGCCATACGGAAGCGGGCTACCACGCCTTCGACGTGGCGGACGCGGAGCACGTGTATCCGATGGGCGGATATTCCTTCGACGGTCAGTATGCCCACGCGAGCGCGGTGGGCACCTTCGCGGGCCGCACCGTCGCCTTCGAGGGCGGCGAGTACCCCGGTTCGCACCTGCGCGTGCTGGACGTCACCGACCCCGCGAACATGAAGCTCATTGGCGAGTACGGCCTGCGCCCGGAGACCTCCATCCACAACATCCTCCTCCGGGGCTCGAAGCTGTACGTCGCGTACTACCAGGAGGGCGTGCGGGTGCTGGACGTGTCGATTCCGCCGAAGCCGCGCGAGGTCGCGTACTTCAACACGTACCGGGAGACGGATCCGGACCGCACGGGCTCCTCGCTCGAGGGCGCCATCGGCATCCGCGTGCCGGGGGACGGCTTCATCTACGTCGTGGACACGTCCCGGGGGCTGCTCATCCTCTCCGAGCAGCGCTGAGCCGAAGCCTACGGAGGGGGCCGCACCTTCGTCCGGCCGCTGCCCACCTCCCGGCACAGCGCCCAGCCGTCGTTGAGGACCTTGTTGGACGGCAGGGGTTCCAGCCAGCGCCGCTCCTCCTCACCGGCCGTGGAGCTCTCCAGCCGCAGGCGGGCACGGACCTCTCCACCCACGGCCAGCGAGCCCTCCGAGCCGGACGGCACCAGCAGCTCCGCTTCCATGTCCCCGGTCACGACGTGATCCGCGCCCGCGGACAGCGCGCGCACCCGTTCGTTGCCAATGACCACCAGCCCCGAGTCCGCCGGGTCCCCATCCATCAGGGCGCCATGGATGATGAGGTCTCCCAGCACGACGACGGTCCCCGACAGGTGCACATGGCCGTGGAGCTCCAGGGGGCCCTGGTAGATGACCATTTCGTCGGAGGCCGTACCGAGCGTGATGAACGTGTCCCCATCGCGCTGCCGGGTCTCCGAGAAGTCTGGAAAGGAAGCCACCCGCCCGCCATGACGCGCCAGCGCGTGCGCGACGATGAACTCCCAGGCCGGGGGGCTCCTCGCTTCGAAGATGGTGAGGGGCTCGAAGGCCTGCCGCGTCAGCGCCGTCTCCAGCGCCTCCGCCATGCTGTCCAACCATTTGTCCCGCAGGCGCGTCTGCTCGAGCGTGGGCCAGTGAGGCTCGCCGCCCCAGTGGTCGACAATCTTCCCCCCGGGCAAGCGGTTGCGCAGGTCGGTGAGCGCGGCGTCGATGTCCGGGCGGCGTGGGTGCATGACGGGCTTCTAGCTCCTCAGGGAGGGCTCGCGCACCCGCTTCGGGCCGTGGGCTAGACTCTCCGCGACTTCGCGTCGGCCGTGGACCGCGAAGCCCCGCGCAGGAGCCTCCATCCCATGACGTCCTCCATTCGCCTCCTGGGCACGGGCCTCTTCGCCTGCGCCCTGTCCCTTTCCGGCTGTAGCGACTCCAACCCTCCCGGACCGGGACCGTCGGATCCGAAGCCGCTCGTCGAGCTCACCGACTACATCGACGTGGTCCCCAACGAGCCCTGCATGGACTCGAGCTACGCGTCCCCTCGCGCGAACTGCACCGACCCGGCCAGCTTTCCCCTCACGGGCTGTGACCTGGAAGCCGTGCGCGCCGTGGAACCCTCCGGCGTCTACCAGGCCGTCTTCCGCTACACCTCCGTGAGCGCGTTCGGCGTGGGCTTCCGCCTGGACAGCACCCCCAGCTTCCTGGGCAAGCCCCTGGTGCGAAACCAGGTGGGCCCCGAGGGGTTCTTCGTCACCGGGGAGTACATCACCTCCGCCAACAAGCAGCAGCGGTACGCGCTCGCGGGCTGCCGCGTTCCGGAGCCCGGCCGCATCACCGGCTGCTTCGTGCGCTGCACCGATGGCGTACCGGACTACTCCGGCACCTTCGACGCCCGGCGGATGAACCTGGCCCATGAAGCGGACACCGGCGCCCAGCCCATGCGCCTCGTCTCCGAGACCGCCGTCCCGGTGGGCGACCCCGTGGACGTCTACGTCACGAAGGGCCACGCCTACGTGGTGTCCCTGCCGCGCGGCAAGGAGGAGCCCGGCGGCCTGAGCGTCATCAACGTGAGCGACCCGGCCCACCCCGTCCTCGTCACCCGCGTGAGCCTGCCCAACGACAACTACTGGAACGGCGTCTGGGCCAAGGGAGACGCGCTCTACGTCGCCAGCGGGGACTCCGGCGTCATCATCTACGACATCACGAACCCCGCGGATCCGCGGTACGTGCGCGCGCTGCCCGGCGGCTCCATCAACGTGCACACCGTGTTCGTGGATGGCGACCGGCTGTACGCCATGTCCCCGTCCCCCAGCGGCACGACGTTCGTGTTCGACGTGTTCTCGCCGCTGGCGCCCTATCTGGTCAGCCGCATCACCGTGCCCCACGAGCTGGGCGCCTACCCGCACGACGCGTTCGCCTACAAGGGGCGGCTCTACATCAACCACTCGACCACCGGCTACGTCGTCGTGGATGTCACCCGCACGGACGTGACGCCCGTGCTGGGCAAGTACGCCTTCTCCGGCCAGTACAGCCACGCGAACGCGGTGGGCACCATCAACGGGCGCACCATCGCC
This DNA window, taken from Corallococcus exiguus, encodes the following:
- a CDS encoding LVIVD repeat-containing protein, yielding MTSSIRLLGTGLFACALSLSGCSDSNPPGPGPSDPKPLVELTDYIDVVPNEPCMDSSYASPRANCTDPASFPLTGCDLEAVRAVEPSGVYQAVFRYTSVSAFGVGFRLDSTPSFLGKPLVRNQVGPEGFFVTGEYITSANKQQRYALAGCRVPEPGRITGCFVRCTDGVPDYSGTFDARRMNLAHEADTGAQPMRLVSETAVPVGDPVDVYVTKGHAYVVSLPRGKEEPGGLSVINVSDPAHPVLVTRVSLPNDNYWNGVWAKGDALYVASGDSGVIIYDITNPADPRYVRALPGGSINVHTVFVDGDRLYAMSPSPSGTTFVFDVFSPLAPYLVSRITVPHELGAYPHDAFAYKGRLYINHSTTGYVVVDVTRTDVTPVLGKYAFSGQYSHANAVGTINGRTIAFEGGERPGAHLRVLDVTDPAKIRLIAEVRKRPQTSIHNMVLVGTRLYVAWYHEGVRVFDVADPEHPTEVAAFDSFQEAHPRSTDSLYQGAIGIRVPGDGYVYAVDLSRGLLVLAEP